Proteins encoded by one window of Marixanthomonas sp. SCSIO 43207:
- a CDS encoding lysophospholipid acyltransferase family protein, whose amino-acid sequence MAADWDGKSRGTVFGFKVFVFFIKNFGIRAAYALMHLPIPYFCFFSRKNVRGLFYYFRKRQQYSWLKSSVSIYKGYYQFGQTLIDKVAIQSGLQHKYTYEFDGIQNLQETLALQKGGILISAHVGNFELAQYFFEELDQKATISIVITDQDHKNIKEYLGSVVGRKQNNFIIVKDDMSHIFEINAALAQNKIICISGDRYMDITKAIEAPLLGKKAKFPVGPFHLATRLKVPVLFVYVMREPKKHYHLYARKVEVAYRDVNGLLTNYTQSLEQIIDKYPLQWFNFYDFWDDID is encoded by the coding sequence ATGGCCGCAGATTGGGACGGAAAATCTCGGGGAACAGTCTTTGGTTTTAAAGTATTTGTTTTCTTTATCAAAAACTTCGGTATTCGTGCTGCGTATGCATTGATGCATCTACCCATTCCGTATTTCTGTTTCTTTTCACGAAAAAATGTGCGCGGACTTTTTTATTATTTCAGAAAAAGGCAACAGTATTCTTGGTTAAAAAGTTCCGTAAGTATTTATAAAGGATATTATCAATTTGGGCAAACGCTAATTGATAAAGTTGCTATTCAATCAGGGCTTCAACATAAATACACGTATGAGTTTGACGGAATACAAAACCTACAAGAAACCCTAGCTTTACAAAAAGGAGGTATTTTAATTAGTGCTCATGTGGGCAATTTTGAGTTGGCTCAATATTTTTTTGAAGAATTAGACCAAAAAGCAACTATAAGCATTGTGATTACCGATCAAGACCATAAAAACATAAAAGAATATTTAGGTTCGGTTGTGGGGCGTAAGCAAAACAATTTTATCATTGTAAAAGACGATATGTCCCATATTTTTGAAATCAATGCTGCATTAGCTCAAAATAAAATTATATGTATTTCGGGTGATCGGTATATGGATATAACAAAAGCTATTGAAGCACCACTTTTAGGAAAAAAAGCAAAGTTTCCGGTAGGTCCTTTTCATTTGGCAACTCGTCTCAAGGTACCTGTTTTATTTGTATATGTAATGCGAGAACCTAAAAAACATTATCATTTATATGCTCGAAAAGTTGAGGTTGCTTATCGTGATGTAAATGGATTGTTGACAAATTATACCCAAAGTCTCGAGCAGATTATAGACAAATATCCTTTGCAATGGTTTAATTTTTACGACTTTTGGGATGATATTGATTAA
- a CDS encoding beta-ketoacyl synthase N-terminal-like domain-containing protein — MQQPVYIQEGSVITPLGFTIADNISAIEKSQSAIQEQNKTEILDTPFYAAMIDSEKIDTTFKSLDDASKYMKLEKMMLLSVAETLKKSTLTISDKTALIVATTKGSIDALNTDNPFPEKRAYLSVLAKTIQSFFGFKQEPIVVSNACVSGILAVAVAKRLIQNNICDNAVVVAGDLVSKFTVTGFNTFQALSDGPCKPYSKYRNGISIGEAAASVIVSKEKKTSSIQILGDGSCNDANHISGPSRTGEGLYKSIKSAMLEANVVSNEIDLISAHGTATIYNDEMEAIAFNRAHLQDVPLHSLKGTYGHTLGASGLLEAIIGFEAMKRNTLFPSLGYDESGISKPLHIIKEVKNKSISTFLKTASGFGGSNTAVLFKN; from the coding sequence ATGCAACAACCAGTTTACATACAAGAAGGATCTGTGATTACACCGCTGGGATTTACTATTGCTGATAATATTTCTGCAATTGAAAAATCACAATCTGCCATTCAAGAACAAAATAAAACTGAAATTCTAGATACGCCCTTTTATGCGGCGATGATTGATTCAGAAAAAATTGACACCACTTTTAAGAGCTTGGACGATGCTTCAAAATATATGAAATTGGAAAAAATGATGTTGCTTTCGGTTGCTGAAACACTTAAGAAATCAACGTTAACCATTTCAGACAAGACGGCTCTTATTGTAGCAACTACAAAAGGAAGCATCGATGCCTTAAACACCGATAATCCTTTTCCTGAAAAACGAGCCTATTTATCAGTTTTGGCTAAAACAATTCAATCTTTTTTTGGTTTTAAACAAGAACCTATTGTGGTTTCAAATGCTTGTGTTTCTGGAATACTAGCCGTTGCCGTAGCCAAGCGACTTATTCAAAATAATATATGTGATAATGCGGTTGTGGTCGCAGGTGATTTGGTTTCAAAATTTACGGTAACGGGGTTTAATACCTTTCAGGCATTGAGTGACGGCCCTTGTAAGCCTTACTCAAAATATAGAAATGGCATTAGTATTGGTGAAGCAGCAGCATCGGTAATTGTTTCAAAAGAAAAAAAAACATCTTCTATTCAAATACTCGGTGATGGTTCTTGTAATGACGCCAATCATATTTCGGGACCTTCTAGAACCGGCGAGGGGTTGTATAAAAGTATAAAATCTGCAATGCTCGAAGCCAATGTAGTATCAAATGAAATTGATTTAATTTCAGCTCACGGAACAGCCACAATTTACAATGACGAAATGGAAGCCATTGCTTTTAATCGCGCTCATTTACAAGATGTACCTTTGCATAGCTTAAAAGGAACCTATGGTCATACCTTAGGCGCTTCAGGACTGCTGGAAGCTATAATTGGTTTTGAAGCGATGAAACGCAATACATTATTTCCTTCATTGGGGTATGACGAATCAGGAATTTCAAAACCCCTACATATCATTAAAGAAGTAAAAAATAAATCCATCAGCACTTTTTTAAAAACAGCCTCAGGTTTTGGAGGTAGTAATACAGCT